The Gloeocapsa sp. DLM2.Bin57 genome segment CATTCGAGTTGCCTATCGGACTGGTGTTCTGACCTGTGCCGGGAGCAGGTGGCTCAGGCTCGGGTTCGGGAGCAGGTGGCTGAACTTGCCCATTACGTACTTCAAAGACGTAACGACCATCTAAATCGCTATTACGACTATTCCCAATCAAACGAGTATCCGCAGGACCGTTATCGAGGAAAGCACCGTTAACCGCAGAGCCTGGTAACTCAAAGAAAGTGCCAGGAGCACCAGTACCATTAGCATAACCAACTCTAGCGGAACTACCACCTAGACCTCTTTCATTACTACCGCTAGCTTCTCCTGATTCCCAGAGAATTTGGTCGTAGTTAAACTCAAAGTCAAAATCTCCAGCACCAACATCAGATCTATCGATCATCACCAGCTGAAATTTGTTGAGGGGATTAGCTCTGTTATTAAAGAAACCAACCCCAGCTCCATTCCAGTTAACACCAAAAGCATTGCGTCCATCCACACTACCTTGACCATAGGTAACCTCAGAAGAAGCAGGGTTACGGGTATCTACGTCAGCGAAAAAAGGAGCAATAATTTGTCTGCTGGTGGAATTTAAATCAAAAGGAGTATATGTACTTAAGGCTTGGTCAAAAGTAACGTTACCATTATTATTAACGTAAACTTGGGTACGACTAACTCCAAAGAAATTAGCAGTAAAACCAATATTTACTAAACCTGTAGATAAGTCATCATTTCTAGGTAAAGTATTACCAGTAAAGCCAGGCCTAAGTGCTGCAGCTTCTGCTTGATTAGGATTGTAATAAGCATCAAACAGCAGCACAGAGGAGCTGATTAATACTAAAGACGATATTTTTGATAATTTATTATTCATTGATAAAAATAATGTCAATCTCACTAACTTTCTAACATAAAATACTGTTGAGATCAATCATCTTTACCAAATCTTTAAAATACCAATGCTTAATCAGTAAATTTACGACCAATAATTTAAAAGGGCGCTTTGCGCCCATTTTTTAGTTAATTTCGCGGATAGTTTCTCCTTGAGACTCCATTTGCGCTTTAGCTTTATTAGCACTACGTCGCAGCGCTTGTAAACGCTCATCATAGATTTTGCGTTGACGACGATTGGGGGTTTGTTCAATCAAAGTTTTTAAAGCGCTACCAAGACTTTTATAAGCATTGCGCAGAGAATAACCAAAACGAGTAGCTAAGGCGATCGCCTTTTCGTCAGCTTCGATCACCTCTCTGATTTGTTTTTCCCCATTATTTTTTTGCCAAAGTCGATAACCTGAAATACCACAGAGAGATAGAGCCAGTAATAATAATAAACCATCCTGTACCCAAAGTTCTCCAACTGCACCTCCTAAACCAATAGCCAGGGCTGCCATTTCCCAACCCTCTCTAGGGATGGTATCATTTTGAATACGGGCTACTTCGTGCCAAAATAGTAAATTACGTTGGTCTATGGCTAAATTTTCCCATTTGCTTAAATCTACTTGTATTTCTACTTCGTCCTTACCGATTTCTTCGCAGCGAATTAAAGGAGGATTAACATCGGTACTCGCTTCTACCATTACCCAACTTTGCAATTCTGGGGGTAATAGTGTTTTCAAGCGACGTAATTCGCTCATTTCGGCTCGGGCGGAAGCTGTTGCATAAGATGTCATAATTAAAGCCTAGGTTACACTAATCACAAGTACTTTATAATTTCTATCATAACTATAATTATGGAACGTGGTTTATTCTGGTTACCCCTACTTTTATTATTTAGTTGGCTAGCTTGGGCAGGTTGGAACGAATATCAAAAAGTTGAAGCTTATCGACTCTGGGCTGAGGAATTTGAGCGCAGTAAATATGATATTTATGCGGTTTTAGGAATTAAAAATGGTGAGTTAACCTGGGGAAAACCCACAAGATCAAGCCCTAAAGATATACAAACCTTCCCTTTAACTAAAGTTAGTGCAATTACTTTAATTGCTAATCTACCTAAAGGTGGTGCTAGTCTTGAGTTTAAGTTTCAAGATAATGCTAACATAATTAAAATACCTTTTACTGAGCTATCTTTAGCTCAACAATGGGAGGAATATCTACAAAATCTTTTACCAATTCAATCTTGATGTTAAGATAATAGCCAACTTCATTTACCTGCTAAGTATAAATACTAATGGCTAAACCTAATTTTACTCCTTTTTTACTGTGTTTTAGCGCTGTTTTGCTCTATACACCTCAAGCTAAGTCTCAAGAAATTTTAAACAATGTCTCAGATGACACGATTATTAGTATAGAATCTGAGTTACCACCTGAGATGGATGATTCCTGGGTAAGGTTAATCTCTAGAGTAGAGAGACTCTACACTACCGCTGGAGACCCTTTTGAGCCAATTTATTTAGTTAATCCTGGACAAGGTTTTGATGGTGTCGGGAATATCTTTTTTACAACTAATAACCAATTTCAAGATCGCTGTGGTGCTAGTTTACTATACAGCGGGAGACATTTACTAACCGCAGCTCATTGTCTTACCAATAACTTAGGGGTAATTAGCGTTACAGATGTAGAGGCACGCTTTGATTTAGTATCGGGTACAGTTAGTTATAATATCCCTATAGATAATATCGCGATCGCTCCAGGTTGGGACGGTAATCTCGTCAACGGTAATGATTTAGCTATTCTCACCCTGGAAGAGATTGCTTCACCAGAAATCAATCGCTATGATCTCTATAATCAATCAAACGAAATTGGTCAAATAGGGACAAAAGTAGGTTACGGTAGATCAGGTACTGGAAATCAAGGAGAAGTCCTCCCCGTAGGTACTAAACGTACTGGACAAAATCTTTATGATGCTGATGGATCATTAAGAAGTGCTCTTTTTGGTGGAGCTACTACCACAATTTTGGGTTATGATTTTGATAATGGACTACCAGAAAATGACGCCTTTGGTTTCTTTTTTGATATTAATAATCTTGGTTTAGGTGAATTAGAAGTAGCAGCAGCTAGAGGAGACTCTGGGAGTCCTTCTTTTATTAATGGTCAAATTGCGGGTGTAACTTCTTTTCGTGAGACCATCTTTGCTGTAGATGAAAGCGGATCTCTGGTAACTCCTGATGTTAATTTTGCTCTTGATTCTTCTTTTGGAGAATTTATCTATGAGACTCGTATTTCTGCACACACAGAGTGGATTGATCGCGAAATTACTAAAACACCCGAACCTAATATTATTATAGGCTTTTTAGGAGCGATCGCCTCTAGACAGATTTGGCTTCTCGGTAAAGGGTTTCTGTCAAAAGTGTTAAATCGTGCTGGGAAATCCCCCCATTAGAGTCAATAAATTGCTTAATAGTTTCTAATAAATTTATCACCAGAGGAACTCCTAAACCGATATTCTCTAAAACCTGATGGTTATTAAATACTGCTTGGGGTGTTCCTTCTAAAATAACGCTTCCTTGATCCATAACTATAATCCAATCAGCCCAAACATAAGCCAAGTTAAGATCATGGGTAGCTATTACTATAGTTGTTCCTTTTTGTTCAATTTTCCTTAACAGTAATAATAAATTACGAATTTGGGCTGAATCTAGATAAGCTGTGGGTTCATCTAATAATAATAATTCAGGTTCGAGTATCATTACATTAGCTAAGGATACTCGTTTTTTTTGTCCTAAACTTAAATAATGAATCGGTGTATAAGCTAAATCTTCTAAACTAAATTCTGCTAAAGTTTGTTGGACACGACTAGCAATTTCTGTCTCTGGTAATTCTAGATTACATAAACCATAGGATATATCAGCTGCTACTGTTGGCGCTACTAATTGTTGTTCAGGATTTTGGAAAACTAACCCAACCTTTTGACGCAATTTTTGTAAAGCTATTTGTTGATAATTCAAAGGTTTACCCAAAAAACGAATTATACCCCGATTAGGACGATATAAACCATTAGCTAGACAAAAAAGAGTACTTTTCCCACAACCATTACGTCCAATGATTACACAACGTTGATGCTGTTTTATTCCTAAATTAAGGTTCAATAAAGCAGGATAATGACTACAGGGATAACTATAACTAACTTGGTCAAATTCTATCAACATATAAACCCTTAAAATTTTGGATTATTCTGGATGGTAGAGAGGGTTTTTCAATATCAAATAATTTCGTTTTTGGTTGCTGACTTAACAGAGAAGCTACTAAACCAAAAGAAGAAAGAGAGGAAAAAATTAGACGATCGCATTCTGCTAATAAATATAAATCGATTAATGCTTCTTGACCATTTTCTAAACGATTAGGACATTCTGACCAATTTTGATGTAATCTTGTATTTGAAGTAGGAAACCATTTATTAGTTGTCACTACTTTAGGAAACCTTCTCTGGAAATCTTCCCTGATTTGTTGTGAATCTGTGGCTAAAAAAATCTGGTGATTGCTAAATTTTTCTACTTGTCGATAAACTTTAGCTAAATCAATTTTTAGATCGGTATAACGGATATGTACTCCTAGGGTTGATTCTGTCCAATATTTAGCTTTAAATTCAGCTACTCGCTGTTTAATCTCATCTTTTAATGATAATTCTTCTTGGAGAATAGAACTAATAATTTTTTGAGTTGGTAATTTAGCTAAATAAGTATAATCTCCCGTAAATATATTTCTTAAAGCAGCAGTTTTATGAGTATAAGCACAAAAAACAATGACCTCTTCAGGATAATCTAACCTTGATAAATCTACAGACATAGCTGTATCATTTAAAGCCAATTTTTCTCTTAATCCTCCAAAAGATTGATCAAGACAATTTCGCCAAATCTGGGGATAAATAGACTGAGTATCGGGTAAACTATCTATATTTAAAGCGGAAGGACAATCAAAATAAGCAAAGAAAGCATTGATGTTATCCCCACTATAAGTACCATCACACCAATCTACAATCAGTTTTCTGCCACTGATACGAGAATACCATAAAGCTGTACTCAGAGCTAAAATTCGATTACCTAATCCCGACGAACCCTTAACTAGAATATACATTAGTTACTTAAATTGTGTGGTTAAAAATATGCCTAAAATAACATAACTAAGCAATAAAAAAACACTACTAGTACTAAAAATACCCTGAATCAAATTATCATAATGTTCTAACAAAGAAAGATGACCAATAATTTCTACCCAAAAACCCTGAAGATTATCAGCGATCAAATCTATAACCCAGAGAAATAAAACTACGGCAAAAGTTAATAAAGCAGCGATTAAATTAGATTCAGTTAAAGAAGAGATAAACATTCCTAGAGACAAAACCGCACTAGCTAATAAAATTAAAGCTAAATGAGCTAAAAGAGGTACGATTGGGGTTACAGGAGGATTAGCAGCACTAAAAATAATGATTTGATAGATAACCAGAGGTATTAATAAAGTTATAAAAAAAGTTAAGACACCTAAAAACTTACCCACAGCTATAGCTAAATGACTAAGAGGAGAAGTAATCAAAAGTTCGAGAGTTCCTAATTTTTTTTCTTCGGTGTATAACCCCATAGAAAGAAGTGGCAAAATAAATAAAACGATTGTACCCATTAAACTAAAAAAGTCTCGTAAAAAGATATAAGCTACATCAATTGGAGGTAAAATTTCTCCCATTTGTTCTCGTCTAGCTACTTCTTGAATGATACTACCTTGGTCAAATAATAGTACGATAAAAAAATAACCAGAAATTAACCAAAAAATTCCAGCAACAGTATAAGCTAAAGGAGAAGCAAAATAGCTATGTAACTCTTTACGAAAAATAGCCATGATGTTAATTAATAGGGTCATATTTATTGATGTTCAACTATATCCAGATGTTGAGTCACAGAAGACTGACGCTCAATACGAATAAGATGTAAACGTGGTCCTGAGGAGTCTTCTATAGTTAACTCTAAATTATCATAGTGCAGAGTTTCTCCTTTTACAGGAATTTTTTGCCAATGATAAAGGATAAAACCTCCTAGAGTTTGATATTCATCGGTGAGAGGAAAATCTAAAGCCAAAAACTCGTTAAGATCTTCTAGATTCATTTGTGCTTTTACTAAAAAAGTATGTTCATCGATGGTTTGAACTTCTGATTCTTCATTTGGGTTATTCTCATGATGATCGCCGATGATTTCAGCGATTAAATCAGTTAGGGTAACTAATCCAGATGTTCCCCCAAATTCATCTACTAACATTACCATTTTTAGATTAGAACGCTGCATCAGCTTTAATAATTCACTTAGTGAGATAGATTCACTAACAAAGCGAACTGGTTTAACCCAAGCTTCTATGGGAGTTTCTAGAGTAAGTTGACTTTCTACTAAGGATGAAGCGAAATCTTTAATATCGATAATTCCTTGGATATCGTCGAGAGAATCTCCCTTAACAGGATAATGAGAATGTCCAGAGTTAGCTACTTCCTGGAGTAGAGTTTCCCAAGTAGCGGTAGAAGCAATAGCTTTTAATTCTGTGCGGGGAATCATAATATCGTTCGCCTGTAACTCTCCAAAAGCGATGACATTATCTAATAATTCTCTTTCTGCTACTTGTAAACCTGTAGATTCTCTAACGGTATTAATGATTAATCTTAATTCTTCAGGGGTAACTTGATTATGCCAAATTTGACCCGTATATTCAATACCTGCTAAACGTAGTAAACAACGAGTAGATTGATTTAAAATCCAAATCAGGGGGTTAAATAAACGAGCGATCGCCAAACTAGGTGCTCCCAAGATACGAGCTATTTTTTCTGCGTTGATTAGCGCTACAGATTTAGGGCATAATTCCCCTAAGACTATTTGTAGATAAGCCATCAGTAGAAAAGCAACGGGAATCGCGAAAGAATGGGCTAGAGTTTCTTTGACTATTGCTGATAGGGGTAAATTTTCAATCGCACTTTTGACCAATAATCCCATTGTGCCTTCTCCAATCCATCCCAACGCTAGACTAGAGAGAGTTATACCTAATTGTGTAGTTGACAATAATTTATCAATACTTCTCTGTAGAGATTGAACCGTTTGAGCTTGAAGATCACCGGCTTCCACTAATTGAGTAATCCGCGATCGCCTTACCGAAACTATCGAAAACTCAGCAGTAACAAAAAAAGCATTGATTGCTATCAGTAAGAAAACCGAAAGCAATCTCAAGACTGCATCAGGTGTATTCATTGCTCTTGGCTTAAAATTTCCTGCTGTATATTAAGATAATGATTAACTTTCCGTAAAATCTCTCCTTCAGACATGATTTTTGGATGATTACCATCTGCTACTTGACCTGAAGATTGACGCTCCATAATATCCGTATTTACCGTAGCTAGAGATTTAGTAGCTAATCCCATGGCTACCCAAGCACTAATAGTACCTGCACCCAAGATTAAAGCTAACCAACTCAACAGTAAAATTAAACTTGATTTAAATTTTATTTTCATCTATTATTAAATTTGTGCTATAATAACAAAAGTCTAAAAATATAGACCACCTTCCAGGGTTGGCCGAGCGGTTGAGGCAACGAACTCATAATTCGTGCAAGGCAGGTTCAACTCCTGCACCCTGGATTGATTAACCCTTTAAGGAGTAAATGGGGTATAATAGGAAGGTTGTTGCAGTAGAGAACTTTGATAAGGATTAGCTAAATCTCTAGTTCTCAAAGGTACTTGATTAGCCTGTTGTCTCATTAAATCTTGACTAAAAATACTGGTAAGTTCTGCGTCTCTAGTAATTTGATTCTCGGGAAACTCGTTAAACCCAAAAATCAAGTTAAACTGGCCTTCGTAGGAAACACTAGTAAAAAAATTACCACTATTTTGGGTAAAAGCACGCAAAAACAGATCGGGAATCGTTTCTGGTTGCGCAGTAGTCACGAAATCTTCTACTACTACTGGTTCAGCTTGAGCAGTCAGAGTCAAAGTACCTAGACTTAACAGGGCTATTACTGATAATAAGGCGGTGGATCGTTTCTTATTCATCATTCACTCCAAAAATTGTCTTGACCTAATTTTAACTGAAATATATCTCATGGAAACCAAAAATTGTCTGTTTATAGCGCAAGCATCACCTACCCAATTGCGCGAAATTCTTCTAGAATTATTGTGCGAATACGCCTATACCGAGGGAGATTTTGTACTATCTTCGGGAAAATCTAGCTCCTACTATATTAACGGTAAAGAAGTCAGTCTCAGAGCAGAAGGTGCTTTAGTGATTGGTCGTTTACTCTTCTCTATGCTAGCTGAAGATACTGCAGCGGTAGCAGGATTAACCCTAGGAGCTGATCCACTCGTAACCTCAGTTAGTCTAGTTTCTGCTTTAGAAAATCGACCGATACCAGGTTTAATTATTCGTAAACAAGCAAAAGGACACGGAACACAAGCTTATATAGAAGGTCCAAAATTAGCAGCTAACGCCCAAGTAGTGGTTTTAGAGGACGTAGTTACTACAGGGGCTTCGGCGATGCAAGCGGTGGAACGTCTGCGCAATGTAGGATATACAGTTACAGAAATTATTGCCCTAGTGGATCGTCAACAGGGTGGAGCAGAATTCTATCAAAGCCAAGGTTTAGATTTCCGCTGGGTTTTTTCTATTAGCGATTTACAAACTAGAGCTAATAACAAACCGTAAGATTTCTTTACATTTTTTGAGATTATCTGGGCAAGAAATCAGTTAAGCTAGAAATTAAGAACAGAAACCGAGGTGGTTTATGGGTACTATTTCTCAGCGGAATTATAATGTTATTAATTGGTCAGCAGTAGTGATGATTACTATTGCATTTTGGTTGAGTGCAATCACTGTTTTAGACTTAGTGATTATACCTACCTTATCATCAGTAGGCATGATGAGTGATACTAGTTTTGCTAGTGCGGGTTATGTACTTTTTGGAGTCTTTAATCATTTAGAGATCGTCTGTGCAGCAATTATCCTGACAGGAGTATTGAGTTATCACCACTTAATTCACCAGTATAATTATCGCTCCATATTTTTAGCGATCGCTCTGTTATTAATTACTCTGATTGATACCTATTTACTAACACCACAAATGAGTGGTTTAGGTCTATCCCTTAACTTTTTTGAAACCGAATCGATCATGTCAGCACCAATGATGTACTTACATCAAAGTTATTGGATTTTAGATGTAGTTAAGTTATTTTGTTGTCTTTTTATTCTCCGCCATTGTTACCAAGAAGAACACAGAACCAATTAACCAATCAACCATTAAAATTAAAAGAGCTGTAACTAGTATGGTTATGGCTCTTATTTTATCTTGATTAAAAACTGATGAAATATAATAAATATTTATATCTCCTAGGAATATTAATAGCTATTGTTGGATTAATTATAGGTCTTATTTCCCAACAATGGTTACCTATTCCTGTGAGTTTATTAGCTTTAGGATTGATAGTCACCATAGCATTAATGGGGTTATCTTCACCAACAATGGCTATAACCAGTAACGGAATTCTCGCTAGTCTAGCTTTTATAATCATTTTAGGTTTACTAAACTATTTAATAGTAAGTAACGAAGTAAGAATTGATTTCACCGAAAATCAGGTATTTACCCTTTCTTCCCAATCTCAAACAATCCTCAGAAATCTAAATCAACCCGTAAAAGTGTGGGTATTTCAAACTCAAGTCAATCCTAGAGATTTAGCATTATTAAGAAACTATCAGCGCCATAATGAGCAATTTAGCTTTGAATTCGTCGATCCAGAAATTCAAATTGAACTAGCTAGAGAGTTTGAGATTCAAAACCAAGGAGAAGTTTATCTAGAATATCAGGATAAAAGACTCTTAATTCAAACCATCAGCGAAGTTGAACCCTTATTAGAAGCAATATTAACTAGTGGAATACAAGCAATTCAACGCGATCGCCCTGCAGCCACCCTGTATTTTTTACAAGGACATGGAGAAACCGAATTAAACGCCACAGAAGATGGATTATCCCAAGCAGTAGAAAGCTTAACCAGTCAAGGATATCAAGTAGAAACCCTTAATCTAGCTACAGTTGATCGCATACCAGAAGATACCAGGGTTATAATTATTATTAGTCCCAAAAGAAGATTATTAGATGGTGAAATAGAAGTTCTCCAAAACTATCTCAGCAACGGGGGTAAATTATTATTAATGCTTGACCCCCAAACCAACCTAGGATTTACAGAACTTCTCGCCGATTGGGGGATAGAATTAGACCAAAGAATGGTTATCGACGTTTCAGGTGCGGGTACTCTTATCGGTTTTGGTCCTGCTACAGTAATTATCACCAACTATGGCGATCATCCCATTACTCAAACTTTTGGAGAA includes the following:
- a CDS encoding VPLPA-CTERM sorting domain-containing protein, yielding MNNKLSKISSLVLISSSVLLFDAYYNPNQAEAAALRPGFTGNTLPRNDDLSTGLVNIGFTANFFGVSRTQVYVNNNGNVTFDQALSTYTPFDLNSTSRQIIAPFFADVDTRNPASSEVTYGQGSVDGRNAFGVNWNGAGVGFFNNRANPLNKFQLVMIDRSDVGAGDFDFEFNYDQILWESGEASGSNERGLGGSSARVGYANGTGAPGTFFELPGSAVNGAFLDNGPADTRLIGNSRNSDLDGRYVFEVRNGQVQPPAPEPEPEPPAPGTGQNTSPIGNSN
- a CDS encoding DUF3318 domain-containing protein, which gives rise to MTSYATASARAEMSELRRLKTLLPPELQSWVMVEASTDVNPPLIRCEEIGKDEVEIQVDLSKWENLAIDQRNLLFWHEVARIQNDTIPREGWEMAALAIGLGGAVGELWVQDGLLLLLALSLCGISGYRLWQKNNGEKQIREVIEADEKAIALATRFGYSLRNAYKSLGSALKTLIEQTPNRRQRKIYDERLQALRRSANKAKAQMESQGETIREIN
- a CDS encoding ABC transporter ATP-binding protein, with product MLIEFDQVSYSYPCSHYPALLNLNLGIKQHQRCVIIGRNGCGKSTLFCLANGLYRPNRGIIRFLGKPLNYQQIALQKLRQKVGLVFQNPEQQLVAPTVAADISYGLCNLELPETEIASRVQQTLAEFSLEDLAYTPIHYLSLGQKKRVSLANVMILEPELLLLDEPTAYLDSAQIRNLLLLLRKIEQKGTTIVIATHDLNLAYVWADWIIVMDQGSVILEGTPQAVFNNHQVLENIGLGVPLVINLLETIKQFIDSNGGISQHDLTLLTETLYREAKSV
- a CDS encoding ABC transporter permease encodes the protein MTLLINIMAIFRKELHSYFASPLAYTVAGIFWLISGYFFIVLLFDQGSIIQEVARREQMGEILPPIDVAYIFLRDFFSLMGTIVLFILPLLSMGLYTEEKKLGTLELLITSPLSHLAIAVGKFLGVLTFFITLLIPLVIYQIIIFSAANPPVTPIVPLLAHLALILLASAVLSLGMFISSLTESNLIAALLTFAVVLFLWVIDLIADNLQGFWVEIIGHLSLLEHYDNLIQGIFSTSSVFLLLSYVILGIFLTTQFK
- a CDS encoding HlyC/CorC family transporter, whose product is MNTPDAVLRLLSVFLLIAINAFFVTAEFSIVSVRRSRITQLVEAGDLQAQTVQSLQRSIDKLLSTTQLGITLSSLALGWIGEGTMGLLVKSAIENLPLSAIVKETLAHSFAIPVAFLLMAYLQIVLGELCPKSVALINAEKIARILGAPSLAIARLFNPLIWILNQSTRCLLRLAGIEYTGQIWHNQVTPEELRLIINTVRESTGLQVAERELLDNVIAFGELQANDIMIPRTELKAIASTATWETLLQEVANSGHSHYPVKGDSLDDIQGIIDIKDFASSLVESQLTLETPIEAWVKPVRFVSESISLSELLKLMQRSNLKMVMLVDEFGGTSGLVTLTDLIAEIIGDHHENNPNEESEVQTIDEHTFLVKAQMNLEDLNEFLALDFPLTDEYQTLGGFILYHWQKIPVKGETLHYDNLELTIEDSSGPRLHLIRIERQSSVTQHLDIVEHQ
- a CDS encoding serine/threonine protein kinase, translated to MNKKRSTALLSVIALLSLGTLTLTAQAEPVVVEDFVTTAQPETIPDLFLRAFTQNSGNFFTSVSYEGQFNLIFGFNEFPENQITRDAELTSIFSQDLMRQQANQVPLRTRDLANPYQSSLLQQPSYYTPFTP
- a CDS encoding orotate phosphoribosyltransferase — encoded protein: METKNCLFIAQASPTQLREILLELLCEYAYTEGDFVLSSGKSSSYYINGKEVSLRAEGALVIGRLLFSMLAEDTAAVAGLTLGADPLVTSVSLVSALENRPIPGLIIRKQAKGHGTQAYIEGPKLAANAQVVVLEDVVTTGASAMQAVERLRNVGYTVTEIIALVDRQQGGAEFYQSQGLDFRWVFSISDLQTRANNKP
- a CDS encoding DUF4149 domain-containing protein, translating into MGTISQRNYNVINWSAVVMITIAFWLSAITVLDLVIIPTLSSVGMMSDTSFASAGYVLFGVFNHLEIVCAAIILTGVLSYHHLIHQYNYRSIFLAIALLLITLIDTYLLTPQMSGLGLSLNFFETESIMSAPMMYLHQSYWILDVVKLFCCLFILRHCYQEEHRTN
- a CDS encoding ABC transporter: MKYNKYLYLLGILIAIVGLIIGLISQQWLPIPVSLLALGLIVTIALMGLSSPTMAITSNGILASLAFIIILGLLNYLIVSNEVRIDFTENQVFTLSSQSQTILRNLNQPVKVWVFQTQVNPRDLALLRNYQRHNEQFSFEFVDPEIQIELAREFEIQNQGEVYLEYQDKRLLIQTISEVEPLLEAILTSGIQAIQRDRPAATLYFLQGHGETELNATEDGLSQAVESLTSQGYQVETLNLATVDRIPEDTRVIIIISPKRRLLDGEIEVLQNYLSNGGKLLLMLDPQTNLGFTELLADWGIELDQRMVIDVSGAGTLIGFGPATVIITNYGDHPITQTFGEEISLYHLARPISTTPKPDIDSVALLITNEQTWAESRLDGQEIEFDPEEDIPGPLDIGVALSRDNSRLVVIGNTTFATNGWFKQQLNEDMFLNTIEWLVGESEEILSIRPKEPKNRRLNLTTEQANILGWLALVLVPLAGFLVAIITWWRRR